One Gemmatimonadota bacterium genomic window carries:
- a CDS encoding IS4 family transposase yields the protein MYTGKLVFSQLMDHLPWDTFHRYVKRYNGNHKVKSFFCAEQYRCMAFAQLTCRESLRDVESCLRAQQARLYHIGIKGSVSRNTLANANKVRNWQIYADFAQHLIRKARLLYRDDDNGLDIPDTIYALDSSTIDLCLNLFPWANFRRTKSAVKLHTLLDLQSYIPAFIHISDGKLHDVNILDRIILEPGAFYIMDRAYLDFTRLYRLHQSRCFFVLRAKKNTRYRRIKSHKVDRSTGLIYDWTIKLSGPKSIKDFPEHLRAVKYRDKERNKKLIFITNNFSLPAMTICELYRNRWHVELFFKWIKQHLRIKSFYGTSENAVKSQIWIAVSVYMLIAIIKKRLGLEHSFHTILQVLSLTLFEKIPLNQLLTKGLDLSPDPAYHNQLKLFD from the coding sequence GTGTACACGGGGAAACTGGTTTTCTCTCAGCTCATGGATCATCTTCCGTGGGACACCTTCCACAGATACGTAAAACGTTACAACGGCAATCATAAAGTCAAATCATTCTTCTGCGCGGAGCAGTATCGCTGCATGGCCTTTGCCCAGCTTACCTGCAGAGAAAGCCTTCGTGATGTAGAATCATGCCTCCGGGCCCAACAAGCACGACTCTACCATATAGGAATCAAAGGTTCCGTATCACGTAACACCCTTGCCAATGCAAACAAAGTTCGCAACTGGCAAATCTATGCGGATTTCGCACAGCACCTTATCCGCAAAGCCCGCTTGCTCTATCGTGACGATGACAACGGGCTTGATATCCCCGATACGATCTATGCACTGGACTCTTCGACCATAGACCTCTGTCTCAACTTGTTTCCCTGGGCCAATTTCCGAAGAACCAAATCAGCCGTAAAACTCCACACCCTCCTTGATCTGCAAAGCTATATCCCTGCCTTCATTCACATTTCCGATGGCAAACTCCACGATGTCAATATTCTGGACAGGATTATCCTCGAACCCGGAGCCTTTTATATTATGGACAGAGCTTACCTCGACTTCACCCGCCTGTATCGTCTCCACCAATCCAGATGCTTTTTTGTTCTGCGAGCCAAAAAGAACACCCGGTACCGACGGATTAAATCCCACAAGGTGGATCGTTCCACAGGACTTATCTACGACTGGACAATTAAACTCTCAGGCCCAAAGAGCATCAAAGATTTCCCCGAACATCTGCGTGCAGTTAAGTATCGGGATAAGGAACGTAATAAGAAACTGATCTTCATCACGAATAACTTCTCGCTTCCTGCCATGACCATTTGCGAACTGTACAGGAATCGCTGGCACGTTGAGCTATTCTTCAAGTGGATCAAGCAGCACCTGAGAATCAAGAGTTTCTACGGAACCTCTGAGAATGCCGTGAAGTCCCAGATATGGATAGCGGTTTCGGTTTATATGCTCATAGCCATCATAAAAAAGCGTCTTGGGCTTGAGCATAGTTTCCACACAATTCTGCAGGTTTTGAGCTTGACCCTGTTTGAAAAAATACCGTTAAATCAGCTACTTACGAAAGGGCTGGATTTGTCTCCAGACCCAGCGTATCATAACCAACTGAAATTGTTTGATTAA